TGTGACGGACCGCGGAGGTGTCTTCCGTCGCGCGTTCTCCTGGCTGCCCGCTCAGTTCGCCTCGCAAAGTGACGCGCCGGTCGGTGCCCCGCGGCAGTTCGGATCCACCGAACACCTCTGCAGCGAGGCGATCACCGCCTACGTCGACGGCGAGCTGCGAATGAACGCTCACCTGCGTGCGGCCCACCACCTGTCGCTGTGTCCCGATTGCGCGGCCGAGGTGGAATACCAGGGCCGGGCACGCTCGGCCCTGCGCGATTCGCATCCGATCCGGATTCCCTCCGCGCTGCTCGGACTGCTGGCCCAGATCCCCGATTCCCCGGCCGATTGTGCGCCTGACGAGCCCACCAGGCCGATGCCTGCCCGGTTCGACGACGGCAAACCTCAAGAACGCCGCAAACGTCGGTAAGGTGGATCTCCAGCGGCGTCAGCGCCCGGTGATGCTGTGCTCGCGGAGCCTGGAAGCGCCCCAGGGCTGGACCCGGAAGAGGAATAGGTGAGCTCCAACAACGAGAACGCCGGCGGTAACCGCTTGGCTCCGCGACCCGTTTACCGGCCCCCTGTGGACACTGCGTCCAAAAAGGCTTTCGGCCGGCCCGACGGAGTGCCTGGTTCTTTCACTCCGGCCGACGTACGGCCCAAGAAGTACCGCGAGCAGGGCGAGTTCACGCCACGTGACCTGCCGCCGGACCCAGTGCTCAAGGAGGCCTTCAGCCGGCCCTACGGCACCGGTCCCTCGTTGCAGCGCCATCCCGCCGACGCCGGTGCGCTGGGACGCAATGGCAAACCGGAAGGCTTGGAAGACACCGGTGACCCGTGGCGTGACCCCGCCGCCGGTGCCGCGCTGGGCGCGCCAGCCGTGGTCCCGCCCGCACCGCGGGCAGCCGGCGAGTCCGGTGGCCGGCTCGGCGTGCGCGACGTGCTGTTCGGCGACCGCATCTCCTACCGTGCGCTGGCCACGTTGGCCGCGATCGCGCTGGCGATCGGCATGGTCGGCGGCTGGGTCGGACGTACCACCGCACAGGTCGTCGAGGCTTTCACGACCTCGAAGGTGACGCTGTCGACCAAGGGCAACGCCGAGGAGCCGGCCGGGCGGTTCGCCAAGGTCGCCGAGGCCATCGCCAACTCGGTGGTGACCATCGAGTCCGTCAGCGACGACCAGGGCATGCAGGGCTCGGGCGTTGTCATCGACGGCAAGGGCTACATCGTCACCAACAACCACGTCATCTCCGAAGCCGCCAACAACCCCAGCAAGTTCAAGACGACGGTGGTGTTCAACGACGGCAAAGAGGTGCTGGCCAACCTGGTCGGCCGCGACCCGAAGACCGACCTGGCCGTGCTCAAGGTCGACAACGTCGACAATTTGTCGGTGGCCCGTCTCGGGGACTCCGACAAGATCCGGGTCGGTGACGAGGTGATCGCGGCGGGCGCTCCGCTGGGTCTGCGCAGCACGGTGACCCACGGCATCATCAGCGCCGTGCACCGGCCGGTGCCGCTGTCCGGTGACGACTCGGACACCGACACCGTCATCGACGCGGTGCAGACCGACGCCTCGATCAACCACGGCAACTCCGGCGGTGCGCTGATCGACATGGATGCCCAACTGGTCGGGATCAACACCGCCGGAAAGTCGTTGTCCGACAGCGCCAGCGGCTTGGGATTCGCGATCCCGGTCAATGAGATGAAGACCGTGGCCGACGCGCTGATCAAGGACGGCAAGATCGTGCACCCCACGCTGGGCGTGAGCGCTCGCTCGGTCAGCAACGCCATCGCGTCCGGCGCGCAGATCGCCAACGTCAAGGTGGGCAGCCCCGCTGAGAAGGGCGGCATGCTGGAGAACGACGTGGTGGTCAAGATCGGTGACCGCTCCGTGGCCGACGCCAACGAATTCGTCGTGGCAGTCCGCAATCTGACCATCGGCAAGGAAGCCCCCGTCGAGGTGGTCCGGGACGGGCGTCATGTGACGCTGACGGTGACCCCCACCCCCGACGGTTAGAAGTCCGCCGAGATGTTCGCCAATGTCGGCTGGGGCGAGATGCTGGTCCTGGTGGTGCTCGGGTTGGTGATCCTGGGCCCGGAGCGGTTGCCGGGAGCGATCCGGTGGACCGCTGATGCACTGCGCAAGGCCCGGGACTACGTCACCAATGCCACCGACCAGCTACGCGACGAGATCGGTCCGGAGTTCGATGACTTGCGGGCGCCGCTGAGTGAATTGCAGAAGTTGCGTGGCATGACCCCGCGCGCCGCGCTGACCCGGCATTTGCTCGACGGCGACGATTCACTGTTCACCGCGGTCGGCTCGCTGGCCGCACAGCCTCGTCCGATGTCGCCGATACCGGCCGTGGTGCACGAGCCGGGTGGACCGGCTCCCTTCGACACCGACGCCACCTAGATCCGGAGATCGGGCGTCGCCGTGGGCCCAGCGGCTCAGCGCTGAGAGCCGCCGGTGTCCAGACCCAGCGACATCCCGACCAGTCCGCGCCGGCGGGTGGCCAGCTGATCGGCGATCTTGCGCAGCTCCTTGCCCGCCGCCGAGTCCGGCGAAAGCACCACCGGAGATCCGGAGTCGCCGCCGGTCACCATTTCGCTGTCGATCGGCACCTGGCCGAGCAGCGGCACATCCCGGCCCATCGCCCGGGTCAGCCGCTCGGCCACCCGCTCGCCGCCGCCCTCACCGAACAGGTGCATGGTGGACCCGTCGGGCATGGCCAGTCCGGCCATGTTCTCCACCACTCCGACAACCTGCTGGCGGGTCTGCAGGGCGATCGCCCCGGCCCGCTCGGCTACCTCAGCGGCGGCCTGCTGCGGCGTGGTCACCACCAGGATCTCGGCCGACGGCACCAGCTGGGCCACCGAGATCGCGATGTCGCCGGTGCCCGGGGGCAGATCCAGCAACAGCACGTCCAGGTCGCCCCAGTAGACGTCGGCGAGGAACTGCTGCAACGCCCGGTGCAGCATCGGGCCCCGCCACACCACCGGCGTATTGCCCTGGGTGAACATCGCAATCGAGATGACCTTCACGCCGTATCCGATCGGCGGCATGATCATCGAGTCGACCTGGGTGGGCAGGGCGGTGACGCCCATCATCCGCGGCACCGAGTGGCCGTAGATGTCGGCGTCGAGTACCCCGACGGACATGCCGCGTTCGGCCAGCGCGACCGCGAGGTTGACCGTCACACTCGATTTGCCGACCCCGCCCTTTCCGGAGGCGATCGCGTACACCTTGGTCAGCGAGCCCGGCTGGGCGAACGGGATGACCGGTTCCTTGGCGTCGCCGCGCAGCTGTTTGCGCAGCTCGGCGCGCTGCTCGTCGCTGAAGACATCGAGGCTGACCTTGACCGGTCCGGT
The window above is part of the Mycolicibacter sp. MU0102 genome. Proteins encoded here:
- the rseA gene encoding anti-sigma E factor RseA → MTDRGGVFRRAFSWLPAQFASQSDAPVGAPRQFGSTEHLCSEAITAYVDGELRMNAHLRAAHHLSLCPDCAAEVEYQGRARSALRDSHPIRIPSALLGLLAQIPDSPADCAPDEPTRPMPARFDDGKPQERRKRR
- a CDS encoding S1C family serine protease, yielding MSSNNENAGGNRLAPRPVYRPPVDTASKKAFGRPDGVPGSFTPADVRPKKYREQGEFTPRDLPPDPVLKEAFSRPYGTGPSLQRHPADAGALGRNGKPEGLEDTGDPWRDPAAGAALGAPAVVPPAPRAAGESGGRLGVRDVLFGDRISYRALATLAAIALAIGMVGGWVGRTTAQVVEAFTTSKVTLSTKGNAEEPAGRFAKVAEAIANSVVTIESVSDDQGMQGSGVVIDGKGYIVTNNHVISEAANNPSKFKTTVVFNDGKEVLANLVGRDPKTDLAVLKVDNVDNLSVARLGDSDKIRVGDEVIAAGAPLGLRSTVTHGIISAVHRPVPLSGDDSDTDTVIDAVQTDASINHGNSGGALIDMDAQLVGINTAGKSLSDSASGLGFAIPVNEMKTVADALIKDGKIVHPTLGVSARSVSNAIASGAQIANVKVGSPAEKGGMLENDVVVKIGDRSVADANEFVVAVRNLTIGKEAPVEVVRDGRHVTLTVTPTPDG
- the tatB gene encoding Sec-independent protein translocase protein TatB, with amino-acid sequence MFANVGWGEMLVLVVLGLVILGPERLPGAIRWTADALRKARDYVTNATDQLRDEIGPEFDDLRAPLSELQKLRGMTPRAALTRHLLDGDDSLFTAVGSLAAQPRPMSPIPAVVHEPGGPAPFDTDAT
- a CDS encoding Mrp/NBP35 family ATP-binding protein; its protein translation is MSENHDDTAALHDAIYAALGTVLDPDIRRPITDLGMVKSIEIADDHSVHVTIYLTIAGCPMKAEITNNVTTAINDVPGTGPVKVSLDVFSDEQRAELRKQLRGDAKEPVIPFAQPGSLTKVYAIASGKGGVGKSSVTVNLAVALAERGMSVGVLDADIYGHSVPRMMGVTALPTQVDSMIMPPIGYGVKVISIAMFTQGNTPVVWRGPMLHRALQQFLADVYWGDLDVLLLDLPPGTGDIAISVAQLVPSAEILVVTTPQQAAAEVAERAGAIALQTRQQVVGVVENMAGLAMPDGSTMHLFGEGGGERVAERLTRAMGRDVPLLGQVPIDSEMVTGGDSGSPVVLSPDSAAGKELRKIADQLATRRRGLVGMSLGLDTGGSQR